In Brevibacillus brevis, a genomic segment contains:
- a CDS encoding 5'-nucleotidase C-terminal domain-containing protein, protein MKKARRITMTAFASVVFASLMATSAFAAPLHPVQHADWMVKKSIISAGQNGDLALDRNVTLAEATVVFAKLKGSKIAAPTKGETWATPYLAWAKNQGALTQDDFKKPGQVLTSAKLVDVAKKLGYTLKLENKATVTRGEFFQALGDAATVHITLAHTNDTHGHIQEDKGQKEYGFAKIATLLKEWRAENPNFLLLDAGDTFQGTIFVNQFKGESILPILNSLNYTLMTAGNHEFDFGYEQLLKLRDSLDYPVINANVFTADGKNLLVPTFKAEIGGKKFAFVGFVAEDTPVLTHPNNVKGLTFKSPVDVAKTIVPELKKEADHVVVVSHIGVDVDREIAKNVPGIDLIVGGHSHTPLKEPELVNGTYIVQDWEYGKSLGRADLYYLGEELVAFSGGLKEYDETVQPDPEVDKLVQEVVKQVDSVMNVVIAKSEVPLDGDRTLVRAKETNVGNLITDIMLERTQSIKGHEADVALANGGGIRTQLNAGDITKKDLYTLLPFENNTLAVVEVTGEELKQALENGVSQVGTGAGRFPQISGMSFTYNPTKPVGERVLEVKVKGQPLDLTKTYKVATIDFLASGGDGYESFKKPFFNTGLSMYSVVEEALIKREVVNPKVEGRIVEVK, encoded by the coding sequence ATGAAAAAAGCACGCCGCATTACCATGACGGCATTTGCGTCCGTCGTCTTCGCATCGCTGATGGCGACTTCCGCATTTGCCGCGCCGCTCCACCCTGTTCAGCATGCGGACTGGATGGTCAAAAAATCGATCATTTCCGCCGGCCAAAACGGCGACCTGGCATTGGACCGCAATGTCACCCTGGCTGAAGCGACTGTCGTCTTCGCCAAGCTCAAGGGCTCCAAAATCGCAGCGCCGACAAAAGGCGAGACGTGGGCAACCCCTTATCTGGCCTGGGCAAAAAATCAAGGCGCTTTGACCCAAGACGACTTCAAAAAGCCAGGTCAAGTGCTGACCTCTGCCAAGCTGGTGGACGTGGCGAAAAAGCTGGGCTACACCCTCAAGCTGGAAAATAAAGCGACCGTGACGCGCGGCGAATTCTTCCAGGCGCTGGGTGATGCAGCTACAGTGCATATCACGCTCGCCCATACAAATGACACGCACGGACATATCCAGGAAGACAAAGGACAAAAAGAATACGGCTTCGCCAAAATCGCAACGTTGCTGAAAGAATGGCGCGCTGAAAATCCGAACTTCCTGCTTCTGGATGCAGGCGATACATTCCAAGGCACGATTTTCGTCAACCAGTTCAAAGGCGAGTCCATCCTGCCGATCCTGAATTCCCTGAACTACACCCTCATGACCGCCGGAAACCACGAGTTCGACTTCGGGTACGAGCAGCTGCTGAAACTGCGCGATTCCCTGGATTATCCGGTCATCAACGCGAACGTATTTACGGCAGACGGCAAAAACTTGCTGGTGCCGACCTTCAAAGCCGAAATCGGCGGCAAAAAGTTTGCATTCGTAGGCTTTGTGGCTGAGGACACGCCTGTCCTGACCCACCCGAACAACGTCAAAGGCCTGACCTTCAAGAGCCCGGTAGATGTGGCGAAAACAATCGTGCCTGAGCTGAAGAAAGAGGCGGACCATGTGGTGGTCGTTTCCCATATCGGCGTGGACGTCGACCGCGAAATCGCGAAGAACGTTCCGGGCATCGACCTGATCGTAGGCGGTCACTCCCATACACCGCTGAAAGAACCTGAGCTGGTCAACGGCACCTACATCGTGCAAGACTGGGAGTACGGCAAATCGCTCGGACGGGCAGACCTGTACTATCTGGGCGAAGAGCTGGTTGCCTTCAGCGGCGGCCTGAAAGAGTACGACGAAACCGTGCAGCCTGATCCGGAAGTAGATAAACTGGTGCAAGAGGTCGTCAAGCAAGTCGACAGCGTCATGAACGTCGTCATCGCGAAATCGGAGGTTCCGCTCGACGGCGACCGCACGCTGGTCCGTGCGAAAGAGACCAACGTGGGCAACCTGATCACCGACATCATGCTGGAGCGCACCCAGTCGATCAAGGGCCATGAAGCTGACGTAGCTCTGGCGAACGGCGGGGGGATCCGCACGCAGTTGAATGCCGGCGACATCACCAAGAAAGACCTGTACACCCTGCTTCCGTTTGAGAACAACACCCTGGCCGTCGTCGAAGTGACTGGCGAGGAATTGAAGCAAGCGCTGGAAAACGGCGTGAGCCAAGTAGGCACAGGAGCTGGCCGCTTCCCGCAAATCAGCGGCATGAGCTTCACGTACAACCCAACCAAGCCGGTGGGCGAGCGCGTCCTCGAGGTAAAAGTAAAAGGCCAGCCGCTCGACCTGACCAAGACATACAAAGTAGCGACCATCGACTTCCTGGCTTCGGGCGGTGACGGCTACGAGTCCTTCAAAAAGCCGTTCTTCAACACGGGTCTGTCGATGTACAGCGTAGTGGAGGAGGCGCTGATCAAGCGCGAGGTCGTCAATCCGAAAGTGGAAGGCCGCATTGTAGAAGTGAAATAA
- a CDS encoding PadR family transcriptional regulator has product MNVQFKKGVLELCVLVLTAGRDRYGYELVASISEKFHIAEGSVYPLLRRLTQEGFFTTYLMESQEGPPRKYYHLTEQGRQYMNDLVLEWRIFNRGVNQIIGEGLGYDKA; this is encoded by the coding sequence TTGAATGTGCAGTTTAAAAAAGGCGTATTGGAGCTTTGTGTGCTGGTGCTGACGGCTGGGCGCGACCGATATGGCTACGAGCTCGTTGCCAGCATCTCGGAGAAGTTTCACATCGCCGAAGGATCCGTCTATCCCTTGCTGCGTCGCTTGACACAGGAAGGCTTTTTTACCACGTACTTGATGGAATCTCAGGAAGGACCGCCGCGAAAATACTATCATTTGACGGAGCAAGGGCGTCAATATATGAACGATCTTGTTTTGGAATGGCGCATATTCAACCGCGGAGTCAACCAGATCATAGGGGAGGGACTCGGTTATGACAAGGCGTGA
- a CDS encoding HAAS signaling domain-containing protein, with protein sequence MTRREFMDELGSLLDELPDKERLDILADYTEHFLMGVKEGKSEHEIAEALGSPKALARELLAGYRIHEAESNASVGNMTRAIIATVSLGFFNLVFVLGPFMALIGVLIACFGVAVALLLAPVGMYAQYGFSAVSQERLLLLFGSMASIGLGGMMAVGLVGLTRWLYRLFLRYLQFNVQMIRGK encoded by the coding sequence ATGACAAGGCGTGAGTTCATGGATGAACTCGGCTCGCTGCTTGATGAATTGCCGGACAAGGAGCGTCTGGATATTCTGGCAGACTACACGGAGCATTTCTTGATGGGCGTGAAAGAAGGAAAAAGCGAGCACGAAATCGCAGAAGCGCTGGGAAGCCCAAAGGCGCTGGCTAGAGAGCTGCTGGCAGGGTACCGGATCCACGAGGCCGAGTCCAATGCTTCCGTCGGGAATATGACCCGGGCGATCATTGCGACTGTCAGCCTCGGGTTTTTCAATCTCGTTTTTGTGCTGGGGCCGTTCATGGCGCTGATCGGCGTGTTGATTGCCTGCTTTGGCGTCGCAGTGGCGCTCTTGCTTGCGCCGGTCGGGATGTACGCCCAGTACGGATTCTCCGCTGTATCCCAGGAAAGGCTCCTGCTCTTGTTTGGCAGCATGGCTTCCATCGGGCTGGGCGGCATGATGGCCGTCGGATTGGTCGGTCTTACGAGGTGGCTGTACCGGCTATTTTTGCGCTACCTCCAGTTCAACGTGCAAATGATCAGGGGGAAATGA